One Streptomyces drozdowiczii DNA segment encodes these proteins:
- a CDS encoding LysR family transcriptional regulator: protein MIDARRLRVLRAVADHGTVTAAAAALYLTPSAVSQQLAALEQETGHRLVERGSRGARLTPAGEILLTHTNAVLAQLERAEAELAAYGSGEAGTVTVAAFATGIGLVLAPAIAALSRTAPGIKVRVQDAEGDASVPMVLDRQVDVAVAVEYRGAPGEDDRRLTRVPLYSEPFDAVLPVGHRLAGQEQVAVAELAKDAWIGPYPGNPCHDVVVLACEYAGFAPNLEHSSDDFHAVVALAGAGAGVALVPRTALQGMPLTGVVVRPVRGTAPTRRVFAAVRRGAEAHPLIAPVLEALAGAAG, encoded by the coding sequence ATGATCGATGCCCGGCGGCTGCGCGTGCTGCGCGCCGTGGCGGACCACGGCACGGTGACCGCCGCGGCCGCCGCCCTGTACCTGACCCCGTCCGCCGTCTCCCAGCAGCTCGCCGCCCTGGAGCAGGAGACCGGCCACCGGCTCGTGGAACGCGGCTCGCGCGGGGCCAGGCTCACCCCGGCCGGCGAGATCCTGCTCACCCACACCAACGCGGTCCTGGCCCAGCTGGAACGGGCGGAGGCCGAGCTGGCCGCGTACGGCTCGGGCGAGGCCGGTACGGTCACGGTCGCCGCGTTCGCCACCGGCATCGGCCTGGTGCTCGCCCCCGCCATCGCCGCGCTGAGCCGGACCGCCCCCGGCATCAAGGTCCGCGTCCAGGACGCGGAGGGCGACGCGAGCGTCCCGATGGTCCTGGACCGCCAGGTCGATGTCGCCGTCGCCGTCGAGTACCGGGGCGCCCCAGGCGAGGACGACCGCCGCCTCACCCGCGTCCCCCTCTACTCGGAACCGTTCGACGCGGTGCTCCCGGTGGGGCACCGGCTGGCCGGCCAGGAGCAGGTGGCCGTCGCCGAGCTGGCCAAGGACGCCTGGATCGGGCCCTACCCCGGCAACCCCTGCCACGACGTGGTGGTCCTGGCCTGCGAGTACGCCGGATTCGCCCCGAACCTCGAACACTCCTCGGACGACTTCCACGCGGTCGTCGCCCTGGCCGGCGCGGGGGCCGGAGTGGCCCTGGTGCCGCGCACCGCCCTCCAGGGCATGCCGCTGACCGGCGTGGTGGTCCGCCCGGTGCGCGGGACCGCCCCCACCCGCCGGGTGTTCGCGGCGGTCCGCCGGGGCGCGGAGGCCCACCCGCTGATCGCACCGGTCCTGGAAGCGCTGGCGGGCGCGGCGGGCTGA
- a CDS encoding glycine C-acetyltransferase — protein sequence MFDSVRDDLRTTLEEIEAAGLHKPERVIGTPQSATVAVTAGGRPGEVLNFCANNYLGLADHPDVIAAAHEALDRWGYGMASVRFICGTQEVHKELEQRLSSFLGQEDTILYSSCFDANGGVFETILGAEDAVISDALNHASIIDGIRLSKAKRFRYANRDMADLETQLKEASGARRRLIVTDGVFSMDGYVAPLREICDLAERYDAMVMVDDSHAVGFVGAGGRGTPELHDVMDRVDIITGTLGKALGGASGGYVAARAEIVALLRQRSRPYLFSNSLAPVIAAASLKVIDLLESAGELRERLNANTALFRTRMTEEGFDILPGDHAIAPVMIGDAAKAGRMAELLLERGVYVIGFSYPVVPQGAARIRVQLSAAHSTADVNRAVDAFVAARAELEG from the coding sequence ATGTTCGACTCCGTACGCGACGACCTGCGCACCACCCTCGAAGAGATCGAGGCGGCCGGGCTGCACAAGCCCGAGCGCGTCATCGGCACCCCGCAGTCCGCGACCGTGGCCGTCACCGCCGGGGGCCGCCCCGGCGAGGTGCTGAACTTCTGCGCCAACAACTACCTGGGCCTCGCCGACCACCCCGACGTGATCGCCGCCGCGCACGAGGCGCTGGACCGCTGGGGCTACGGCATGGCCTCGGTCCGCTTCATCTGCGGCACCCAGGAGGTCCACAAGGAGCTGGAGCAGCGGCTCTCCTCCTTCCTGGGCCAGGAGGACACGATCCTCTACTCCTCCTGCTTCGACGCCAACGGCGGCGTGTTCGAGACGATCCTCGGCGCCGAGGACGCGGTCATCTCCGACGCCCTCAACCACGCCTCGATCATCGACGGCATCCGCCTGTCCAAGGCCAAGCGCTTCCGCTACGCCAACCGCGACATGGCCGACCTGGAGACCCAGCTCAAGGAGGCGTCCGGGGCCCGGCGCCGGCTGATCGTCACCGACGGCGTCTTCTCCATGGACGGTTACGTCGCACCGCTGCGCGAGATCTGCGACCTGGCCGAGCGCTACGACGCCATGGTCATGGTGGACGACTCGCACGCCGTCGGCTTCGTCGGCGCGGGCGGACGCGGTACGCCCGAGCTGCACGACGTGATGGACCGCGTCGACATCATCACCGGCACCCTCGGCAAGGCGCTCGGCGGTGCCTCCGGCGGTTACGTCGCGGCCCGCGCCGAGATCGTCGCCCTGCTGCGCCAGCGCTCGCGCCCGTACCTCTTCTCGAACTCGCTCGCCCCGGTCATCGCCGCCGCCTCCCTCAAGGTCATCGACCTGCTGGAGTCCGCCGGCGAGCTGCGCGAGCGGCTGAACGCCAACACCGCGCTCTTCCGTACCCGGATGACCGAGGAGGGCTTCGACATCCTGCCCGGCGACCACGCCATCGCCCCCGTCATGATCGGGGACGCGGCGAAGGCAGGCCGGATGGCGGAGCTGCTCCTGGAGCGCGGTGTGTACGTGATCGGGTTCTCGTACCCGGTCGTCCCCCAGGGCGCGGCCCGCATCCGCGTCCAGCTCTCCGCCGCGCACTCCACGGCGGACGTGAACCGCGCGGTCGACGCGTTCGTCGCCGCGCGCGCCGAGCTGGAGGGCTGA
- the tdh gene encoding L-threonine 3-dehydrogenase has product MKALVKQKAEPGLWLMDVPEPETGPGDVLIKVLRTGICGTDLHIRNYDGWAQQAITTPLVLGHEFVGEVAAIGSDVVDIAVGDLVSGEGHLVCGKCRNCLAGRRHLCRSTLGLGVGRDGAFAEYVALPASNVWVHRVPVDLDVAAIFDPFGNAVHTALSFPLVSEDVLITGAGPIGIMAAAVAKHAGARNVVITDVSEARLELARKVGVSLALNVADSTIADGQKELGLREGFDIGLEMSGRPEAMRDMIANMTHGGRIAMLGLPSEEFAVDWARIVTSMITIKGIYGREMYETWYAMSVLLEGGLDLAPVITGRYGYRDFEAAFDDAASGRGGKVILDWTV; this is encoded by the coding sequence GTGAAGGCACTCGTGAAGCAGAAGGCCGAGCCCGGGCTCTGGCTGATGGACGTCCCCGAGCCCGAGACCGGCCCCGGCGACGTACTGATCAAGGTCCTGCGCACCGGCATCTGCGGGACCGACCTGCACATCCGCAACTACGACGGCTGGGCGCAGCAGGCCATCACCACCCCGCTCGTCCTCGGCCACGAGTTCGTCGGCGAGGTCGCCGCGATCGGCTCCGACGTGGTGGACATCGCCGTCGGCGACCTGGTCAGCGGCGAAGGCCACCTCGTCTGCGGCAAGTGCCGCAACTGCCTGGCCGGCCGCCGCCACCTCTGCCGCTCCACGCTGGGCCTCGGCGTCGGCCGCGACGGCGCCTTCGCCGAGTACGTCGCGCTGCCCGCCTCCAACGTGTGGGTGCACCGGGTCCCCGTCGACCTCGACGTCGCCGCGATCTTCGACCCGTTCGGCAACGCCGTGCACACCGCGCTGTCCTTCCCGCTGGTCAGCGAGGACGTCCTGATCACCGGTGCGGGCCCGATCGGCATCATGGCCGCCGCCGTCGCCAAGCACGCCGGCGCCCGCAACGTCGTCATCACCGACGTCAGCGAGGCCCGCCTCGAACTGGCCCGCAAGGTCGGCGTCAGCCTGGCGCTCAACGTCGCCGACTCGACCATCGCGGACGGCCAGAAGGAGCTGGGCCTGCGCGAGGGCTTCGACATCGGCCTGGAGATGTCCGGCCGCCCCGAGGCGATGCGCGACATGATCGCGAACATGACGCACGGCGGCCGGATCGCCATGCTCGGACTCCCCTCCGAGGAGTTCGCCGTGGACTGGGCCCGGATCGTCACCTCGATGATCACGATCAAGGGCATCTACGGCCGCGAGATGTACGAGACCTGGTACGCCATGTCCGTCCTGCTGGAGGGCGGCCTCGACCTCGCCCCCGTGATCACCGGCCGGTACGGCTACCGCGACTTCGAGGCGGCCTTCGACGACGCGGCGAGCGGGCGCGGCGGCAAGGTCATCCTCGACTGGACCGTCTGA
- a CDS encoding MarR family winged helix-turn-helix transcriptional regulator, translating into MDMPVDRIEFETMLLGRHMSLLTSRGGGRLDRSAYILLSRIRVQGPMSIGQLHDAFGLDTSTLNRQTAAMLRAGVVDRIADPDGGIARKFVITDEGERRLDKDRAENREGLQRVLAEWTPEEAARFADDLARLNRDIERLDGRPWPRD; encoded by the coding sequence GTGGACATGCCTGTGGACCGGATCGAGTTCGAGACGATGCTGCTCGGCCGGCACATGAGCCTGCTCACCTCGCGCGGCGGCGGGCGGCTCGACCGGAGCGCGTACATCCTCCTCAGCCGCATCCGGGTCCAGGGCCCGATGTCGATCGGCCAGCTGCACGACGCGTTCGGCCTCGACACCTCGACGCTGAACCGGCAGACCGCCGCGATGCTGCGGGCCGGAGTGGTGGACCGTATCGCCGACCCGGACGGCGGGATCGCGCGCAAGTTCGTCATCACGGACGAGGGCGAACGCCGCCTCGACAAGGACCGGGCCGAGAACCGCGAGGGGCTGCAACGGGTCCTCGCCGAGTGGACCCCGGAGGAGGCCGCCCGCTTCGCGGACGACCTGGCCCGCCTCAACCGCGACATCGAACGCCTGGACGGACGGCCCTGGCCGCGCGACTGA
- a CDS encoding L-threonylcarbamoyladenylate synthase: protein MAKYFDVHPENPQQRTITNVAESIRSGSLVAYPTDSCYALGCQLGSRDGLSRIRAIRNLDDRHHFTLMCQNFAQLGQFVHIDNDVFRTVKASTPGQYTFILPATKEVPRQLLHPKKKTVGVRIPDHPVVQALLGELGEPLLSSTLLLPDEAEPLTQGWEIKERLDHEVDIVIDSGDCGTEPTTVIDFSGGELEIVRRGAGDISRFE from the coding sequence ATGGCGAAGTATTTCGACGTACACCCCGAAAATCCCCAGCAGCGCACCATCACCAACGTGGCCGAAAGCATCCGCTCCGGGTCGCTCGTCGCGTATCCGACGGACTCCTGCTACGCACTCGGGTGCCAGCTCGGCAGCCGGGACGGCCTGTCCCGCATCCGGGCGATCCGCAACCTCGACGACCGCCACCACTTCACGCTGATGTGCCAGAACTTCGCCCAGCTCGGGCAGTTCGTGCACATCGACAACGACGTGTTCCGTACGGTCAAGGCGTCGACGCCCGGCCAGTACACCTTCATCCTGCCGGCCACCAAGGAGGTGCCGCGCCAGCTGCTGCACCCCAAGAAGAAGACCGTGGGCGTCCGCATCCCCGACCACCCGGTCGTGCAGGCGCTCCTGGGCGAGCTGGGCGAACCGCTGCTCTCCAGCACGCTGTTGCTGCCCGACGAGGCCGAACCCCTCACCCAGGGCTGGGAGATCAAGGAGCGCCTGGACCACGAGGTGGACATCGTCATCGACTCCGGCGACTGCGGTACGGAGCCGACGACGGTCATCGACTTCTCGGGCGGCGAGCTGGAGATCGTACGCCGGGGAGCCGGCGACATCTCGCGCTTCGAGTAG